In one window of Enterobacteriaceae endosymbiont of Plateumaris rustica DNA:
- the rpsO gene encoding 30S ribosomal protein S15, with product MYLNKENKTKIIKKYGNHNNDKGSTKIQIALLTFKINHLQKHFLIHKKDHHSRHGLLNMISHRRKLLNYFKKKNLIKYNLLIENLGLRR from the coding sequence ATGTATTTAAATAAAGAAAATAAAACTAAAATTATTAAAAAATATGGAAATCATAATAATGATAAGGGATCTACAAAAATACAAATAGCTTTATTAACATTTAAAATTAATCATTTACAAAAACATTTTTTAATTCATAAAAAAGATCATCATAGTCGTCATGGATTATTAAATATGATTTCACATAGAAGAAAATTATTAAATTATTTTAAAAAAAAAAATTTAATTAAATATAACTTATTAATTGAAAATTTAGGTTTAAGAAGGTAA
- the pnp gene encoding polyribonucleotide nucleotidyltransferase, translating into MLNPITHKFQYGDHIVTIETGIIARQATSAVMVNIDDTSVFVTIMVNKNLKLDQDFFPLSVNYQERSYAAGRIPGNFFRREGRQSEGEILISRLIDRSIRPLFIKGFLNEIQITATVMSVNPSINPDIVAIIGTSVVLCLSGIPFNGPIACSRVGYINNQYILNPTIENIKKSQLDLIISGTKNEIVMVEAQANSLNEDQILNAIVFGHNKQQDLINNIQKFIDKNKKKNFEWEDIKINDEIKEKIFFLSEKFLKNAFSIKEKQNRINEINSIKLRVSTLIQQEYNNISNYQINEIFYELEKNIIKNKLFNDNLRIDGRDHNMIRNLDIRIGILPRTHGSALFTRGETQSLAIITLGTTRDAQILDDLLGDRTNNFIFHYNFPSYAVGEIGILGSPKRREIGHGYLAKKAIIPVMPNIEEFPYTTRIVSEITESNGSSSMASVCAASLAMMDAGIPIKNAVAGISMGLIKNNNNFIILSDILGDEDHLGDMDFKVAGTNKGITALQMDIKIKGITYEIIKLSLIKAKKARLHILEVMNKIISIPRKHISEFAPRIHTIKINPEKIKDMIGKGGSVIRALTEETDTIIEIEDTGIIKIAAKNNSQIKFAIRRIKEITADIEVGKVYNGKVIRIVDFGAFIAIGNGKEGLVHISQITNKHVNKVSDYLKLLQKVFVKVMEIDKQGRIRLSIKAAIDQI; encoded by the coding sequence TTGTTAAATCCAATTACTCATAAATTTCAATATGGTGATCATATTGTAACTATTGAAACAGGAATTATAGCACGACAAGCTACATCAGCAGTTATGGTAAATATTGATGATACATCTGTATTTGTTACTATAATGGTAAATAAAAATTTAAAACTAGATCAAGATTTTTTTCCATTATCTGTAAATTACCAAGAAAGGTCATATGCTGCTGGACGTATTCCAGGTAATTTTTTTCGTAGAGAAGGAAGACAAAGTGAAGGAGAAATATTAATTTCTCGTTTAATTGATAGATCAATAAGACCTTTATTTATAAAAGGTTTTTTAAATGAAATTCAGATTACTGCAACTGTTATGTCTGTTAATCCATCTATTAATCCTGACATAGTAGCTATTATTGGTACTTCAGTTGTTTTATGTCTGTCTGGTATACCATTTAATGGACCTATTGCTTGTTCAAGAGTTGGATATATAAATAATCAATATATTTTAAATCCTACTATAGAAAATATAAAAAAAAGTCAATTAGATTTAATTATTAGTGGTACTAAAAATGAAATTGTGATGGTTGAAGCTCAAGCTAATTCATTAAATGAAGATCAAATACTAAATGCAATAGTATTTGGACATAATAAACAACAAGATTTGATAAATAATATTCAAAAATTCATAGATAAAAATAAAAAAAAGAATTTTGAATGGGAAGATATTAAAATTAATGACGAAATAAAAGAAAAGATTTTTTTTCTTTCTGAAAAATTTTTAAAAAATGCTTTTTCTATTAAAGAAAAACAAAATAGAATTAATGAAATTAATTCTATTAAATTAAGAGTAAGTACACTAATACAACAAGAATATAATAATATTTCTAATTATCAAATTAATGAAATTTTTTATGAATTAGAAAAAAATATTATTAAAAATAAATTATTTAATGATAATTTACGTATTGATGGTAGAGATCATAATATGATTCGAAATTTAGACATACGTATAGGAATATTACCTCGTACACATGGTTCTGCTTTATTTACAAGAGGAGAAACCCAATCTTTAGCTATTATAACTTTAGGAACAACGAGAGATGCCCAAATTTTAGATGATTTACTTGGAGATAGAACAAATAATTTTATTTTTCATTATAATTTTCCTTCTTATGCTGTAGGTGAAATTGGTATTTTAGGATCACCTAAAAGACGTGAAATTGGACATGGATATTTAGCTAAAAAAGCAATTATTCCTGTTATGCCTAATATAGAAGAATTTCCTTACACAACAAGAATTGTATCAGAAATAACTGAATCTAATGGATCATCTTCTATGGCATCAGTATGTGCTGCATCATTAGCAATGATGGATGCAGGAATTCCTATAAAAAATGCTGTTGCTGGTATATCTATGGGATTAATTAAAAATAATAATAATTTTATAATATTGTCTGATATATTAGGCGATGAAGATCATTTAGGAGATATGGATTTTAAAGTTGCTGGAACAAATAAAGGTATTACAGCATTACAGATGGATATTAAAATTAAGGGTATTACTTATGAAATCATTAAATTATCATTAATTAAAGCTAAAAAAGCAAGACTACATATTTTAGAAGTTATGAATAAAATAATTTCTATACCTAGAAAACATATATCAGAATTTGCTCCTAGAATACATACTATAAAAATTAATCCAGAAAAAATTAAAGATATGATAGGTAAAGGTGGTTCTGTAATTAGAGCTCTAACCGAAGAAACTGATACAATTATAGAAATTGAAGATACTGGTATTATAAAAATAGCTGCTAAAAATAATTCACAGATTAAATTCGCTATTCGACGTATAAAAGAAATTACTGCAGATATAGAAGTAGGTAAAGTTTATAATGGTAAAGTTATACGTATCGTAGATTTTGGTGCTTTTATTGCTATAGGTAATGGTAAAGAAGGATTAGTTCATATATCACAAATTACTAATAAACATGTAAATAAAGTTAGTGATTATTTAAAATTATTACAAAAAGTTTTTGTAAAAGTTATGGAAATTGATAAACAAGGACGTATAAGATTAAGTATAAAAGCAGCTATAGATCAAATATAA